The Chaetodon trifascialis isolate fChaTrf1 chromosome 17, fChaTrf1.hap1, whole genome shotgun sequence genome has a segment encoding these proteins:
- the sgce gene encoding epsilon-sarcoglycan isoform X9, producing the protein MLCTMSAAAVAVWFGTVVTILSRSHADRNVYPSAGVLFVHVLEREYFKGEFPPYPKSALPSGDASNDPITFNTNLMGYPDRPGWLRYIQRTPHSDGVLYGSPTADHVGKATVIEITAYNRRTFETARHNLVINIMATEEFPLPYQAEFYIKNMNVEEMLASEVLGDFLGAVKNVWQPERLNAINITSALDRGGRVPLPINNLKEGVYVMVGADVPFSSCLREVESPHNQLRCSQEMEPVISCDKKFRAQFHIDWCKISLVDINKVVPVYITRPDPGTGILPEYGEYNPPSESLKAREYFSDFLITLAVPSAVALVLFFILGYTMCCRREGVEKRNMQTPDIQLVHHSSIQKSSKELRSMSKNREISWPLSTLPVFNPVSGEVVPPIHPDNYETTSMPLMQTQTNLQNQITIPQQRPSGKWYS; encoded by the exons ATGCTGTGCACCATGTCCGCTGCGGCTGTCGCGGTATGGTTTGGTACGG TGGTCACCATCTTGTCGAGATCGCACGCAGACCGTAACGTCTACCCATCTGCGGGAGTGCTTTTCGTCCACGTTCTGGAGAGAGAGTACTTCAAAGGAGAGTTTCCTCCATACCCCAAATCAG CTCTACCCTCAGGTGATGCCAGCAATGACCCGATCACTTTCAATACCAACCTGATGGGCTACCCCGACAGGCCTGGCTGGCTGCGCTACATCCAGAGGACTCCGCACAGCGATGGGGTGCTCTACGGGTCCCCCACCGCAGATCACGTCGGCAAGGCCACCGTCATAGAG ATTACTGCCTATAACAGACGCACTTTTGAGACGGCGCGGCACAACTTGGTCATAAACATCATGGCCACAGAAG AGTTCCCTCTGCCCTACCAGGCCGAGTTTTACATCAAAAACATGAACGTGGAGGAGATGCTGGCCAGCGAGGTGCTGGGGGACTTCCTTGGAGCGGTGAAGAACGTATGGCAGCCTGAGCGCCTCAACGCCATCAACATCACCTCGGCGCTGGATCGCGGTGGCCGTGTGCCCCTGCCCATCAACAACCTCAAGGAAGG GGTGTACGTGATGGTTGGTGCTGATGTTCCCTTCTCGTCGTGCCTGCGGGAGGTGGAAAGCCCACATAACCAGCTGCGCTGCAGTCAGGAGATGGAACCCGTCATCAGCTGCGACAAGAAGTTCCGAGCTCAGTTTCACATCGACTGGTGTAAGATTTCTCTG GTCGACATTAATAAAGTGGTGCCGGTGTACATTACCCGTCCTGACCCAGGCACTGGGATCCTGCCTGAATATGGGGAATACAACCCCCCCTCCGAGTCTCTGAAGGCTAGGGAATACTTTTCAGACTTCCTCATCACACTGGCTGTTCCCTCCGCTGTGGCACTagtcctcttcttcatccttgGCTACACTATGTGTTGCAGACGGGAAGGGGT ggaaaaaagaaacatgcaaacaccaGA CATCCAGCTCGTTCACCACAGCTCCATTCAGAAGTCCAGCAAGGAGCTGCGGAGCATGTCTAAGAACCGGGAGATCTCGTGGCCCCTCTCCACCCTGCCCGTCTTCAACCCAGTCAGCGGCGAGGTGGTGCCGCCCATCCACCCCGACAACTACGAGACCACCAGCATGCCGCTCATGCAGACACAGAC GAATCTGCAAAACCAGATTACGATACCGCAGCAACGGCCCTCAG GTAAATGGTATtcctga
- the sgce gene encoding epsilon-sarcoglycan isoform X10: MLCTMSAAAVAVWFGTVVTILSRSHADRNVYPSAGVLFVHVLEREYFKGEFPPYPKSGDASNDPITFNTNLMGYPDRPGWLRYIQRTPHSDGVLYGSPTADHVGKATVIEITAYNRRTFETARHNLVINIMATEEFPLPYQAEFYIKNMNVEEMLASEVLGDFLGAVKNVWQPERLNAINITSALDRGGRVPLPINNLKEGVYVMVGADVPFSSCLREVESPHNQLRCSQEMEPVISCDKKFRAQFHIDWCKISLVDINKVVPVYITRPDPGTGILPEYGEYNPPSESLKAREYFSDFLITLAVPSAVALVLFFILGYTMCCRREGVEKRNMQTPDIQLVHHSSIQKSSKELRSMSKNREISWPLSTLPVFNPVSGEVVPPIHPDNYETTSMPLMQTQTNLQNQITIPQQRPSGKWYS, encoded by the exons ATGCTGTGCACCATGTCCGCTGCGGCTGTCGCGGTATGGTTTGGTACGG TGGTCACCATCTTGTCGAGATCGCACGCAGACCGTAACGTCTACCCATCTGCGGGAGTGCTTTTCGTCCACGTTCTGGAGAGAGAGTACTTCAAAGGAGAGTTTCCTCCATACCCCAAATCAG GTGATGCCAGCAATGACCCGATCACTTTCAATACCAACCTGATGGGCTACCCCGACAGGCCTGGCTGGCTGCGCTACATCCAGAGGACTCCGCACAGCGATGGGGTGCTCTACGGGTCCCCCACCGCAGATCACGTCGGCAAGGCCACCGTCATAGAG ATTACTGCCTATAACAGACGCACTTTTGAGACGGCGCGGCACAACTTGGTCATAAACATCATGGCCACAGAAG AGTTCCCTCTGCCCTACCAGGCCGAGTTTTACATCAAAAACATGAACGTGGAGGAGATGCTGGCCAGCGAGGTGCTGGGGGACTTCCTTGGAGCGGTGAAGAACGTATGGCAGCCTGAGCGCCTCAACGCCATCAACATCACCTCGGCGCTGGATCGCGGTGGCCGTGTGCCCCTGCCCATCAACAACCTCAAGGAAGG GGTGTACGTGATGGTTGGTGCTGATGTTCCCTTCTCGTCGTGCCTGCGGGAGGTGGAAAGCCCACATAACCAGCTGCGCTGCAGTCAGGAGATGGAACCCGTCATCAGCTGCGACAAGAAGTTCCGAGCTCAGTTTCACATCGACTGGTGTAAGATTTCTCTG GTCGACATTAATAAAGTGGTGCCGGTGTACATTACCCGTCCTGACCCAGGCACTGGGATCCTGCCTGAATATGGGGAATACAACCCCCCCTCCGAGTCTCTGAAGGCTAGGGAATACTTTTCAGACTTCCTCATCACACTGGCTGTTCCCTCCGCTGTGGCACTagtcctcttcttcatccttgGCTACACTATGTGTTGCAGACGGGAAGGGGT ggaaaaaagaaacatgcaaacaccaGA CATCCAGCTCGTTCACCACAGCTCCATTCAGAAGTCCAGCAAGGAGCTGCGGAGCATGTCTAAGAACCGGGAGATCTCGTGGCCCCTCTCCACCCTGCCCGTCTTCAACCCAGTCAGCGGCGAGGTGGTGCCGCCCATCCACCCCGACAACTACGAGACCACCAGCATGCCGCTCATGCAGACACAGAC GAATCTGCAAAACCAGATTACGATACCGCAGCAACGGCCCTCAG GTAAATGGTATtcctga
- the sgce gene encoding epsilon-sarcoglycan isoform X11 has translation MLCTMSAAAVAVWFGTVVTILSRSHADRNVYPSAGVLFVHVLEREYFKGEFPPYPKSALPSGDASNDPITFNTNLMGYPDRPGWLRYIQRTPHSDGVLYGSPTADHVGKATVIEITAYNRRTFETARHNLVINIMATEEFPLPYQAEFYIKNMNVEEMLASEVLGDFLGAVKNVWQPERLNAINITSALDRGGRVPLPINNLKEGVYVMVGADVPFSSCLREVESPHNQLRCSQEMEPVISCDKKFRAQFHIDWCKISLVDINKVVPVYITRPDPGTGILPEYGEYNPPSESLKAREYFSDFLITLAVPSAVALVLFFILGYTMCCRREGVIQLVHHSSIQKSSKELRSMSKNREISWPLSTLPVFNPVSGEVVPPIHPDNYETTSMPLMQTQTNLQNQITIPQQRPSGKWYS, from the exons ATGCTGTGCACCATGTCCGCTGCGGCTGTCGCGGTATGGTTTGGTACGG TGGTCACCATCTTGTCGAGATCGCACGCAGACCGTAACGTCTACCCATCTGCGGGAGTGCTTTTCGTCCACGTTCTGGAGAGAGAGTACTTCAAAGGAGAGTTTCCTCCATACCCCAAATCAG CTCTACCCTCAGGTGATGCCAGCAATGACCCGATCACTTTCAATACCAACCTGATGGGCTACCCCGACAGGCCTGGCTGGCTGCGCTACATCCAGAGGACTCCGCACAGCGATGGGGTGCTCTACGGGTCCCCCACCGCAGATCACGTCGGCAAGGCCACCGTCATAGAG ATTACTGCCTATAACAGACGCACTTTTGAGACGGCGCGGCACAACTTGGTCATAAACATCATGGCCACAGAAG AGTTCCCTCTGCCCTACCAGGCCGAGTTTTACATCAAAAACATGAACGTGGAGGAGATGCTGGCCAGCGAGGTGCTGGGGGACTTCCTTGGAGCGGTGAAGAACGTATGGCAGCCTGAGCGCCTCAACGCCATCAACATCACCTCGGCGCTGGATCGCGGTGGCCGTGTGCCCCTGCCCATCAACAACCTCAAGGAAGG GGTGTACGTGATGGTTGGTGCTGATGTTCCCTTCTCGTCGTGCCTGCGGGAGGTGGAAAGCCCACATAACCAGCTGCGCTGCAGTCAGGAGATGGAACCCGTCATCAGCTGCGACAAGAAGTTCCGAGCTCAGTTTCACATCGACTGGTGTAAGATTTCTCTG GTCGACATTAATAAAGTGGTGCCGGTGTACATTACCCGTCCTGACCCAGGCACTGGGATCCTGCCTGAATATGGGGAATACAACCCCCCCTCCGAGTCTCTGAAGGCTAGGGAATACTTTTCAGACTTCCTCATCACACTGGCTGTTCCCTCCGCTGTGGCACTagtcctcttcttcatccttgGCTACACTATGTGTTGCAGACGGGAAGGGGT CATCCAGCTCGTTCACCACAGCTCCATTCAGAAGTCCAGCAAGGAGCTGCGGAGCATGTCTAAGAACCGGGAGATCTCGTGGCCCCTCTCCACCCTGCCCGTCTTCAACCCAGTCAGCGGCGAGGTGGTGCCGCCCATCCACCCCGACAACTACGAGACCACCAGCATGCCGCTCATGCAGACACAGAC GAATCTGCAAAACCAGATTACGATACCGCAGCAACGGCCCTCAG GTAAATGGTATtcctga
- the sgce gene encoding epsilon-sarcoglycan isoform X3 produces the protein MGYPDRPGWLRYIQRTPHSDGVLYGSPTADHVGKATVIEITAYNRRTFETARHNLVINIMATEEFPLPYQAEFYIKNMNVEEMLASEVLGDFLGAVKNVWQPERLNAINITSALDRGGRVPLPINNLKEGVYVMVGADVPFSSCLREVESPHNQLRCSQEMEPVISCDKKFRAQFHIDWCKISLVDINKVVPVYITRPDPGTGILPEYGEYNPPSESLKAREYFSDFLITLAVPSAVALVLFFILGYTMCCRREGVEKRNMQTPDIQLVHHSSIQKSSKELRSMSKNREISWPLSTLPVFNPVSGEVVPPIHPDNYETTSMPLMQTQTNLQNQITIPQQRPSGKWYS, from the exons ATGGGCTACCCCGACAGGCCTGGCTGGCTGCGCTACATCCAGAGGACTCCGCACAGCGATGGGGTGCTCTACGGGTCCCCCACCGCAGATCACGTCGGCAAGGCCACCGTCATAGAG ATTACTGCCTATAACAGACGCACTTTTGAGACGGCGCGGCACAACTTGGTCATAAACATCATGGCCACAGAAG AGTTCCCTCTGCCCTACCAGGCCGAGTTTTACATCAAAAACATGAACGTGGAGGAGATGCTGGCCAGCGAGGTGCTGGGGGACTTCCTTGGAGCGGTGAAGAACGTATGGCAGCCTGAGCGCCTCAACGCCATCAACATCACCTCGGCGCTGGATCGCGGTGGCCGTGTGCCCCTGCCCATCAACAACCTCAAGGAAGG GGTGTACGTGATGGTTGGTGCTGATGTTCCCTTCTCGTCGTGCCTGCGGGAGGTGGAAAGCCCACATAACCAGCTGCGCTGCAGTCAGGAGATGGAACCCGTCATCAGCTGCGACAAGAAGTTCCGAGCTCAGTTTCACATCGACTGGTGTAAGATTTCTCTG GTCGACATTAATAAAGTGGTGCCGGTGTACATTACCCGTCCTGACCCAGGCACTGGGATCCTGCCTGAATATGGGGAATACAACCCCCCCTCCGAGTCTCTGAAGGCTAGGGAATACTTTTCAGACTTCCTCATCACACTGGCTGTTCCCTCCGCTGTGGCACTagtcctcttcttcatccttgGCTACACTATGTGTTGCAGACGGGAAGGGGT ggaaaaaagaaacatgcaaacaccaGA CATCCAGCTCGTTCACCACAGCTCCATTCAGAAGTCCAGCAAGGAGCTGCGGAGCATGTCTAAGAACCGGGAGATCTCGTGGCCCCTCTCCACCCTGCCCGTCTTCAACCCAGTCAGCGGCGAGGTGGTGCCGCCCATCCACCCCGACAACTACGAGACCACCAGCATGCCGCTCATGCAGACACAGAC GAATCTGCAAAACCAGATTACGATACCGCAGCAACGGCCCTCAG GTAAATGGTATtcctga